The Coccidioides posadasii str. Silveira chromosome 2, complete sequence genomic interval GTAGTATCCTGTGCCCTGCGGAATCGGTGAAGTTCCTGTGGAATTCATGGCCCTGTCCAAAGAACGAATTTCTCACAGCCCCAGGGAGCCTGAGTTGCCTGGGAAATTATGCAAAGCATGGCTTGTATCCAGTGTCCCAGGCCGCGCACTCAATGAGATAGCGCAATAGTCTGATATCAGTATTTGAATGGGAAGAAATTCATAGGACTGATATAGTCTCGTTTCTTGCCAAGAGTTGTGACAGCTGACTCATGGACAACGTTTATCACAAGCCAGTAAACACACGACAGAGCAATACCTATGGCAAGCAGCATAAGACAGTCTGAACTGATTCTCTGTCTTGTGCCTGGTGTCTCAAGACAGGATTCACGTGATTCCCCCTAATCCTAATGATCTAGCCTCTTTAGGATTAGCGCCCACCATAGCGAGGAAATGTGTGGCCTCAGTAGGTATCCTCTGCCCTGTATTCTCGTCATAGCTCTCCTCGCCCTCAGGAGCACTAGGTAGCTCAATCAATCCCAAcatttcttccaatggtCTTAATGGCTCGCTTGCTAGTGAGAGCAGCGAGACGCCCCTTCACGGCTGATCCACTGACATGGGCAATATTACATAAGCGATTGCAAAGTACATTTTTCCGGCTGCGCCAAAGTCGACGAAAGCCAGAAAGCCAGAAACACGAAAAGAccaaaagagaaagatgGAAATGTACTACAGTATAGCTGCCAAACATGCGCCCAGTTAGAAGGCCAGTCACCCATACCTGCACCCACAAGCACCTTGATTTTCAAGTCAAAGGCCACGACTTTTGGTGGTCGTGGCTGCGCTCCTGTTTTGGCAGAGGGTCCATTTTGGCTTCTGTTCTTAAACGTGGCCGCGGGCCCCTTCTTCCCAGACGTATAAGTTCCAGGCTCTCTGCTGTCCTGAGCTGTCCTCTTCAAGCTGTGGTGCAATTCTTTCCTTCTGACCTCATATCACTCACTCTTTTGCTGCCAGCTTTTGTTCAAGCGCATATGATGACTATCCAACCTTGCCAGCGCACAGCCAACTTAAAGAGATCACATTATCGGGAGAAAAAGATTCCACTTCTTCGTCCAGAGGATTACTACTCGAGAGATGCTGCCAGGGTTGCCAAATCTCTGACCATAAGGAAGAAATATGCTTATGCTACAACCATGGCCATCAACCGCGTTCAGCGCTTCTGGGACCGGTGAGTTTTGCAACAAAAATCTATGTTATTCAGCTAACATCATTTTAGGTATTGTACTTTTATGGGAGTATCCAGTTACTCCTATCTCTCAGCATGTACTGCGGAAAATTTTCGATTATATATTGATTGGCGATTAAGTGAGTTTAATATCAGAAAACAAAGCACAATATGGGTTGAGTGGAAGTTTCTCAGGCTGCTCTATAAGCAAGTTACTGGTGAAAAACTGGATGATATTGTTGGTGAGCAAATCAGCGAGGTAAGCTGCATTAATTTACCATGTTGGCTATGTTCTGACCTGgttttattatcttgtagtTTATTTTGGGACCATTGACGGATGAGTATAACCTGGACTTGTCTGTCAAATCCAAGCCTACCATGAGTGTTGAAGATCTACTCTCCATCCTTCACTATCACTGGTGCTTGGACACATCTCCAGTGCCACACGAGCGATACACGGTCCAATTACCACTACTGATGTTAATGACTGCCTATACCTCCTCTCGTCCAGGAGCTCTCATTGAGAGTGGTTGTGCTCGAGGCTCTAATGATGCGCTGCGATACAGGGATGTGGTACTCCGTGTCATCCCCAATCCAGAACAGCCAGACCGCCATGTCCTAGTGATGGAGGTTACCTTGATGTATATGAAAGGAAAGAGAAATAAGTCACAGCCGTGAGGCACCATTTTTCCTGGATTTGGATGATGTGCATCGCTTGACACTAACATGGTTGTAGGACAACATATATATTCCATGAGCGGGATGACAACTTGGCTCTGTGTGCAATTTCTCATTTTCTTGCGCTAGCTCTCGCAGACCAGGCATTTGAGGCCCAGGGGATCAACTCTTCCAATGATATTTTCCAGATTGCGGTTCCTCCTTACCGGAACAGCTTGCAGTTAAGATGGAAACCTGATATACTTGATGTACCAGTATTTCGGCGTACCATCCGCACCGCGCAGGGAATTCGTGTCTCCCCTGACCGTGCATTGCCATACGATGTGTTCAATCAGTACCTGCAGCGGCTGGGGCGCAATGCCGGGCTTGAAGATCCTTTGACCCCTTATTGTATCAGGAGAggcacagcaaatgcagTGGATGGTGGGTTGATGCCCATATATACGATTTGTTGAATGCTAATTATCAAGAATAGACGTTGCAACGGCGGCTGAACGGAACCAGGTGTTAGGACATTCTCGAGCCGACATTTTTGAACGTTACTACATCTCCCAAAAGGTAAAGTGGGATGTGCAATCTGCATATCTTGGATGTCCAGCCCGTGACTCTGTCATCCGTGCTGTGGGAATGATGAGCTTGACTCAAGACCCAAGAGTTCCAAAAGACCTGGCTGATGAGCAGAAAGCCGCCATTGAACAGGATCCCTATCTAGTGGAGCTCAACCGGCAGAGGCAGGATCTAGTCAGCGCTATGAAACTAGAATCTGGGTCTGTGTCAAAAGCACAAGGAACTGATCTCCATGCCCAACATAGAGCCCTTGAGAAGACCATTCAGAGCGAGAGACGACTCCTAAGGCGACAGGCACGAGAGGAAACTCGGGAACACTTTTTTGCCACAATTGATACTATTGAGATAGAGCATCAGCTCTTGGGATTATCTGTTGCTGATCATCTCAAGATAAAAGATGCCAGTGAGGTTCAGTTTGCCTTTGTTGAGCGAGCCCGCCTTGCACAGAGTCTCTTTCAGTCTCTTGGTAGCTGTGTCAATGAGAAGCATGATCACAGTCATCGGGTACAAGCTACCAGTGATTGGACTTCTCTGTGTCACCTTCAGGGGGTTTCCTATAGGAAAAATGCTTGTGGACTAATAAAGGAGGAGCCTGATCTGATGAACAGCGATACATATCCTCTTATTTGTCCACCGACCCAGTGCCTCTTCTGCCTTGGAAACGATCAATTGGCCTATAAGGCCAGGAACTACTCATTCTCTCGACCTCAGAAGGCATATGCATGATTGCCATCTTCGCTACTTGGCCTCAGATGATAGTTTTCCATGCCCTCACCCCTCTTGTTCAGAGGATGTACAGGGTGTCATACATTTCAAGGACCACATTGCTTCAGTGCACAAGATCTATCTTTGAAATTACTTTGCTGggacttctttttctttgtctCATGGGATTTATAGCTAACATCTTAGGAATTGGACCAGCCGCTTCCCACATTTCCATCTTATTCATGTCATTGATTGTCCTGTGAATTGAGCCAGCAAGTTAAGAATATGACATTATCATTATACAACTCTGCACGGCTGAAATGATAATGAAAGAGGTTGCAAGTCAGGGTTGGAGCGCACACCAGAATAACTTTGCAAGCCAGTAATGGAGCGCGCTCCAGAAAGGCCACAAGCCTCCCCAGGCCACGAGCTTCCCCAGGCCACAAGCTTCCCCAGGCCACGAGCTTCCCCAGGCCACAAGCCTCCCCAGGCCACGAACGTCCCCAGGCCACGAGCTTCCCCAAGCCACAAGCTTCCCCAGGCCACAAGCTTCCCCAGACCACAAGCCTCCCCAGGCCACAAGCTTCCCCCAGCCATAAGCTTTCTTCAGTCACAAGCTTCCCCAGACCACAAGCTTCCCCAGACCACAAGCTTCCCCAGACCACAAGCTTCCCCAGACCACAAGCTTCCCCAGACCACAAGCTTCCCCAGACCACAAGCTTCCCCAGACCACAAGCTTCCCCAGACCACAAGCTTCCCCAGACCACAAGCTTCCCCAGGCCACAAGCTTTCTTTAACCACAAGCTTCCCCAGGTCACAAGCTTCCCCCAGTCACAAGCTTCCCCAGGCCACAAGCTTCCCCAGGCCACAAGCTTCCCCAGGCCACTCATAGAAGATTATCAGTAAAGCCAGAGATGACTTTAAATATAAATTAGGCTTTATAAGCATTTGCTCTTGTAAGACTCAAAGAATGTAGTTATACAATTGAAGACCTGTGCACCCATGGAAGAATCCGGTGACTTCGCAGCCACAGGGCCCAATAAGCCATATGGTTAAGCGCCTGCACGGGCGTGGTGTCCTGGGGCGTCTGTAGTTCTTGGAGAGAACTTCTCCCTGGCGCCTGTGCAGGTTCTTGCGTGATGGCCTCGTGGTCCGGATATTCTTCGCGGGGGCTCTCTATTGTGATAATTTTGTCGGGGGTGGGCTCGCGTGCTTGACGAGCTCTTTTCCGTGGGTTGTTGTTCTCCGGGGATTTGTCCAGGGGTTTGGCTTTGGGGACCATTGGCCAGTAGGTGTTCCGGACCTGCTTGGCTTGCTCGATTCTTCccatttctttctttcttgctGGGCAGGAATTGCTCCATGCTGTGTGGGCGCCCTTGCAAACCGTGCATCGGGGAGTGAAGCTTGCCGCTCCCTTCTGTGGGCAGGTCTTGGTCTCGTGTAGCTCGGCGCAATAGCCGCATGCTTGGGCTGCGTCGCATTGAGTGCTGATGTGACCGTAATTATAGCAACGGAAGCATTGCTTGACTCTGCAGGCGCGGTCATATAGTTGACATGTGTGTATCTGTCCGTCCCACACCATCCCTGCATAGATGATGGCGTTGGCCATTTCTGGGTCTGTGAATTCCACCACGATTGAGGATGCGCGTTTGTTGGGAGATTCCCGGGTGAGCCATCCCACAAATGAAATGTCTGCCTTGGGGATGACTGTATAGTTGTCTGCAAGTATTTGCTGGATGGTTGCTTTCTGGTCCTTGACGTTGATGGTGCTTGTTGAGATGCCGTGGGCGATCACTCCATAGGTTGGCACGATGACTTCTGCGTGTTCTCCAAGACTGCTGACCCATTGTTTGTTCTCTTTGAGCTTCGCTGCCCCTGCTGTAGAGGAGGTAAAGACCTGTATGTCGCCGCTCTTAAGCTGGTGGGCGGCCACCACCGCCACCGACTTGGTGGCCGTGTGGTTTCGGATGGATGTCTCTACTTGCTGTCTTATCTTGACCGCGGAGAGCGCCCGGAAGCGTTGGGCGATTCCATGGTCTTTGAGTCTGACTGTTATCGCTCGGTCTTTGTATGCCGTGACAATGGGTTGGGTCTTGATGGTATGCGTGCTGTTGGGGACCGGCGGAGGTGGCATGGGCCCTTTGACGGCCACCTGTGCCCAGGTTGTGGCTGCTCTGCCTCCACTGAAGTTGGTTGTGTTAAGTGGAGCGGTGCCGAAACCAACGGAGTTTTTGATGATCGAGACATCTTTCTGGATGATCTGTGTACATTTCGCAGCATCTTGGGCGTGGTGGAGGATCTCGCTCAAGGCAGGCTGCTGGAGCACCTTGCCCGGGAGCGCAATAGGCCGAATAAGGATTGCAGAGGAGGACTGAGTTTATGAGGAGTTGAGGTCGCGCGAGCGAATCACCCTGAAGGGGTGATGTGATCACCTGACTCACCCAGCTCGCCCAGTTAAAGCAGCAACGGCCGGGTGAGGCAGGAGTGAGCCGCTCGCAGATTTTTGATAGAGTAATGTACCTACCTAGCGGATAGACTAACCATTCGCTATGATCTTTGCCACGTTTGCCTTCATCATACCCACTAGATAAGGGTCTGAAAACAACGTATGCAATGAAAGCAGCTGACCGGGTTATCAGCGATACACACAACATGCTCTAATCACCTCAAGCCAGACACCAATGTTATGGTCGATGGGTAGAGCTCAAATCTCGCAATCACTCCGCCGACTCTATACAGCAATCTCACCACTATGCAGCAACTTGCTGCTGGTAGGGTCAATATATCCGATACGGCCCTTTTCTAGGAGATGTCGAAATACATCTTGGCTATAAAATGCTCGATTCATGCCTTTAACATTTCACTTAGGTACCTCACTTTATGAAACCCCAAAGCGTCTGTCGACACTATTGATAAATTTGATAAACAAGAGTTGTCTCGAAGAAGGTTGCCACTCAGGGTAAGTCTttgcaaaaaagaaaagaaaaaagggaatgCAGTGGCACTGTTTCAGCAAAAATCAAGTTCATACATCAGTGTAAGATCTGTATGTATTTATTTAACTGGCCCTTTGCAAAAACTTCGGATGCGAATTTCAGGGGACACTTTCTTCATCCCCATCGAAGAAATGATATGATTTAC includes:
- a CDS encoding uncharacterized protein (EggNog:ENOG410PPAZ~COG:S), whose product is MAINRVQRFWDRYCTFMGVSSYSYLSACTAENFRLYIDWRLSEFNIRKQSTIWVEWKFLRLLYKQVTGEKLDDIVGEQISEFILGPLTDEYNLDLSVKSKPTMSVEDLLSILHYHWCLDTSPVPHERYTVQLPLLMLMTAYTSSRPGALIESGCARGSNDALRYRDVVLRVIPNPEQPDRHVLVMEVTLMYMKGKRNKSQPTTYIFHERDDNLALCAISHFLALALADQAFEAQGINSSNDIFQIAVPPYRNSLQLRWKPDILDVPVFRRTIRTAQGIRVSPDRALPYDVFNQYLQRLGRNAGLEDPLTPYCIRRGTANAVDDVATAAERNQVLGHSRADIFERYYISQKVKWDVQSAYLGCPARDSVIRAVGMMSLTQDPRVPKDLADEQKAAIEQDPYLVELNRQRQDLVSAMKLESGSVSKAQGTDLHAQHRALEKTIQSERRLLRRQAREETREHFFATIDTIEIEHQLLGLSVADHLKIKDASEVQFAFVERARLAQSLFQSLGSCVNEKHDHSHRVQATSDWTSLCHLQGVSYRKNACGLIKEEPDLMNSDTYPLICPPTQCLFCLGNDQLAYKARNYSFSRPQKAYA